Proteins encoded in a region of the Pseudomonadota bacterium genome:
- a CDS encoding PhoH family protein, producing MGSRKCRGRMIVLDTNVILHDSSCINKFDEHDVVIPISVIEELDQFKKGKSSLNFHAREFVRALDAISSDKIFNGGVPIGEGLGKISIRLERPMHEELAGNFGTGKADHQILNIAYHLAKEISDKDIVLVSKDVNLRMKAKSIGILAEDYKNDQVRDVAALYKGYRLEENVNDQVIDRLYNGTADCDADELPIAKALFPNEYLILRSGKKSALGVYNKKTERVRRVGKVSSYGIIPRNAEQIFALDALLNKDVQLMTITGKAGTGKTLLALAAALRERSNYRQIFMSRPVVTLSNKDIGFLPGDIDAKLDPYMQPMFDNLGVMQLYEDTASGGKKIHELLEEKKIVVTPLQYIRGRSLVKIFFIVDEAQNLTPHEVKTIVTRAGEGTKVVFTGDVFQIDHPYLDSQSNGLSYLIDKMQGQDLYAHVNLEKGERSELAELASILL from the coding sequence ATGGGATCTCGGAAATGCAGGGGAAGAATGATTGTTCTTGATACCAATGTTATTCTTCATGACAGTTCCTGTATCAATAAATTCGATGAGCACGACGTTGTGATTCCGATCTCGGTAATCGAGGAGCTTGATCAGTTCAAAAAGGGGAAAAGTTCTCTGAACTTCCATGCAAGAGAGTTTGTCAGGGCTCTGGATGCAATCAGCAGCGACAAGATATTTAATGGAGGGGTTCCGATTGGAGAGGGGTTGGGAAAGATAAGTATCCGTCTCGAACGGCCGATGCACGAAGAATTGGCCGGGAACTTCGGTACCGGCAAAGCAGATCATCAGATATTAAATATCGCCTATCATCTTGCCAAGGAAATAAGCGATAAGGATATCGTCCTGGTCAGCAAGGATGTCAACCTCCGAATGAAAGCCAAAAGCATCGGTATTCTGGCGGAAGATTACAAGAATGATCAGGTCAGGGATGTGGCTGCTTTATATAAAGGATACAGGCTGGAAGAAAACGTAAATGATCAGGTGATAGACCGACTTTACAACGGCACTGCCGATTGTGATGCCGATGAACTGCCCATTGCCAAAGCTCTTTTTCCGAATGAATATCTGATCCTGCGCAGCGGGAAAAAGTCTGCACTTGGGGTGTATAACAAGAAGACCGAGAGGGTCAGAAGGGTTGGCAAGGTTTCTTCCTATGGTATCATCCCAAGGAATGCCGAGCAGATATTTGCCCTGGATGCCCTTTTGAACAAAGATGTGCAACTTATGACAATTACCGGCAAGGCAGGGACCGGCAAAACGCTGCTTGCACTCGCGGCGGCTCTCAGAGAGCGCAGCAATTATCGACAGATATTCATGTCGCGTCCGGTTGTCACTCTCAGCAACAAGGATATAGGGTTTTTACCGGGGGATATTGATGCAAAACTTGATCCGTACATGCAGCCGATGTTTGATAATCTGGGGGTGATGCAGCTTTACGAAGATACTGCAAGCGGCGGCAAAAAGATCCATGAGCTTCTTGAGGAAAAGAAGATCGTTGTAACACCGTTGCAGTATATCAGGGGACGGTCGCTGGTAAAAATTTTTTTTATTGTCGATGAGGCACAGAACCTGACCCCGCATGAAGTCAAAACGATCGTCACCAGAGCCGGAGAGGGAACAAAGGTTGTTTTTACTGGTGACGTTTTCCAGATTGATCATCCATATCTCGACAGTCAGTCGAATGGACTCAGCTACCTGATCGATAAAATGCAGGGGCAGGATTTATACGCGCATGTAAACCTTGAAAAAGGGGAGCGAAGTGAACTTGCGGAACTCGCAAGTATTCTATTGTAG